Proteins encoded within one genomic window of Cucumis sativus cultivar 9930 chromosome 3, Cucumber_9930_V3, whole genome shotgun sequence:
- the LOC101217953 gene encoding nucleobase-ascorbate transporter 11 — protein MDTGSRAMNKVETGKRGGKLGSILPNDSTVDRFVPRTDHNPRELRSWARRTGFVSTFSGEATSSVGEKNESTRFDLEKGLERRGGGSSPKIEIDPILGQTRPNREIEVEPVTGTGKGEMKTENEGGLRFRDGVLRSEERRRIGIEPVMGGAKEDERVVTNGKRSEKVDGAVNRQSDGDFNGNAHVAPFVTPAAEPKKEDGRDGRDGRDGRDEDINENAGEEEATEREWGGPSGLKLGPTDYPGYVPLIYYGLQQYLSLVGSVVFMPLIIVPAMGGTDKDTATVISTLLLVSGITTILHSYFGTRLPLVQGSSFVYLAPALIIMNAQEYRNLTEHKFQHIMRELQGAIIVSSIFQSILGFSGLMSLFLRLINPLVVAPTVAAVGLAFFSYGFPQAGSCVEISVPHIVLLLIFTLYLRGVSIFSHRVFRIYAVPLSVVIIWAYAFFLTAGGAYNFTGCSPDIPSSNILVDACRRHAYTMKHCRTDVSSAWRTAAWVRIPYPLQWGVPIFHIKTSIIMIMVSLVSSVDSIGTYHTVALRVAAKPPTPGIVSRGIAVEGFCSILAGLWGTGAGSTTLTENVHTIHVTKVANRRALEVGAVFLIFISLIGKVGAVLASIPLALAASVLCFTWALMVALGLSTLQYSQTASIRNMTIVGVSLFLGLSIPAYFQQFQSETSLILPSYLVPYAAASNGPTHTGNKQFDFVFNALMSLNMVVTFLIAIVLENTVPGSRQERGVYIWSHAEDIKNDPSLVATYSLPKRFLRLFCRSRCLCI, from the exons ATGGATACTGGGTCGAGGGCAATGAACAAGGTGGAGACTGGAAAACGTGGAGGAAAGCTTGGTTCGATCCTCCCAAATGACTCAACGGTCGATCGGTTCGTGCCCAGAACTGATCACAATCCGAGAGAGCTAAGATCTTGGGCTAGGAGGACTGGTTTTGTATCTACATTTTCTGGTGAAGCAACTAGTAGTGTTGGGGAGAAGAATGAGAGTACTAGATTTGATTTGGAGAAAGGTCTTGAACGGAGAGGTGGTGGGTCGTCCCCCAAAATCGAGATCGACCCGATTCTGGGTCAGACCAGACCTAACAGAGAGATTGAAGTGGAGCCAGTTACAGGGACTGGAAAAGGAGAAATGAAGACTGAGAATGAAGGGGGTTTGAGGTTTAGGGATGGAGTATTGAGGAGTGAAGAGAGGAGACGAATTGGAATCGAACCTGTGATGGGAGGAGCAAAAGAGGATGAAAGAGTAGTGACGAATGGTAAAAGAAGTGAGAAAGTGGATGGGGCTGTGAATAGGCAGAGTGATGGAGATTTTAATGGAAATGCCCATGTGGCACCTTTTGTTACTCCCGCTGCTGAGCCTAAAAAGGAAGATGGTAGAGATGGTAGAGATGGTAGAGATGGAAGAGATGAGGATATTAATGAGAATGCAGGTGAAGAGGAAGCTACTGAAAGAGAATGGGGAGGACCTTCAGGACTGAAACTTGGGCCAACTGACTATCCGGGTTACG TTCCACTAATTTATTATGGCCTTCAGCAGTACTTGTCGCTGGTTGGATCTGTTGTTTTCATGCCCCTGATTATTGTACCAGCTATGGGTGGAACTGAC AAAGATACAGCCACAgtaatttcaactttattaCTGGTTTCGGGCATCACCACAATTCTTCACTCCTACTTTGGTACCCGCCTACCATTAGTTCAAGGAAGCTCATTTGTGTACTTGGCTCCTGCACTAATTATCATGAATGCTCAGGAGTACCGCAATTTGACTGAACAT AAATTCCAGCATATAATGCGAGAACTGCAAGGAGCAATCATTGTTAGttcaatatttcaaagtaTTTTAGGATTCAGTGGTTTAATGTCCCTTTTCCTTag GTTGATAAACCCACTTGTAGTTGCACCTACGGTTGCTGCTGTAGGTTTAGCATTTTTCAGCTATGGCTTTCCACAAGCTGGTAGCTGTGTGGAGATCAGTGTCCCACATATAGTTTTGCTTCTTATATTCACCCTG TACCTTCGAGGAGTATCCATATTTAGCCATCGTGTGTTCAGAATTTATGCG GTTCCTCTTAGTGTTGTGATTATATGGGCATACGCATTCTTTTTGACTGCTGGTGGAGCATATAATTTCACAGGCTGCAGCCCAGATATTCCGAGTTCAAATATCCTAGTAGATGCATGTAGAAGGCATGCATATACGATGAAACATTGCAGAACTGATGTTTCAAGTGCATGGAGGACTGCTGCGTGGGTTAGAATTCCTTACCCCTTGCAGTGGGGTGTGCCAATCTTTCATATAAAAACTTCAATTATCATGATCATGGTTTCTCTGGTTTCATCAGTGGACTCT ATCGGTACCTATCACACCGTGGCTTTGCGTGTTGCTGCAAAGCCACCAACTCCAGGAATTGTTAGCAGAGGAATTGCTGTGGAAGGTTTCTGTAGTATCTTGGCTGGACTCTGGGGTACAGGTGCCGGATCAACAACTTTAACAGAAAATGTACATACTATTCATGTAACAAAAGTAGCTAATCGGAGGGCATTGGAAGTCGGAGCAGTTTTCTTGATTTTCATCTCACTCATAG gcaAAGTTGGTGCTGTTCTTGCCTCCATACCACTGGCATTGGCTGCTTCTGTCCTTTGTTTTACATGGGCTCTTATGGTTGCATTAGGGCTTTCGACACTGCAGTATAGTCAAACAGCAAGTATCAGAAACATGACAATAGTTGGTGTCTCATTGTTCCTTGGCCTGTCAATTCCTGCCTATTTTCAGCAGTTCCAATCTGAAACTAGCTTGATCTTGCCTAGTTACTTAGTTCCTTATGCTGCAGCTTCTAATGGACCAACCCATACAGGAAACAAACAA TTTGACTTTGTCTTCAATGCCCTTATGTCCTTGAACATGGTCGTGACGTTCTTGATAGCAATCGTACTCGAAAACACAGTTCCAGGAAGTCGACAAGAGCGAGGAGTCTATATATGGTCACATGCTGAAGACATCAAGAATGACCCATCTCTGGTTGCAACTTACTCCCTTCCAAAAAGGTTTTTAAGGTTGTTTTGCAGGTCTAGGTGTTTGTGTATATGA
- the LOC101214528 gene encoding receptor-like cytosolic serine/threonine-protein kinase RBK1: protein MTVQVEIEDQTDQILQPEMEIGEIGKRKKEMEETEEGEEGMKVKGEEEFVCDENSPRGVFEIPIVGTDSDQSESSSGDGGGEDGEGTLTVAEKALLPGALLQEVGGIPWKAMIGCIKKKSVWRFSTIPLLAASYEISRKNFKRKLARIRSADEGITGDDIPFCKPSWRNYGFAELSAATNNFSPENLLGKGGQAEVYKGCLSDGQIVAVKRLMKKEKENEERTADFLSELGIIAHINHPNAARLLGFGIESGLYLVLEFIPYGSFASALFGAEPLEWNIRFKVALGVAEGLNYLHRECPRRIIHRDIKASNILLAENYEPLISDFGLAKWLPENWAHHVVFPIEGTFGYLAPEYFMHGIVDERTDVFAFGVLLLELITGRRAVDSSRQSLVIWAKPLLDNNSFKELTDPKLGDNYDQTEMGRTMLAASMCINHSSSMRPHMNRVVQLLKGEDGPLDQLKHKSMDGDRSLLLEACDLEDYTNNSSYLNDLNRHRELVLE, encoded by the exons ATGACCGTTCAAG TTGAGATTGAAGATCAAACAGATCAAATTCTGCAGCCTGAAATGGAAATTG GGGAgattgggaaaagaaaaaaggaaatggaagaaacagaggaaggagaagaaggaatGAAAGTGAAGGGCGAGGAGGAATTTGTGTGCGATGAAAACTCGCCGAGGGGTGTGTTTGAGATTCCGATTGTGGGGACGGATTCGGACCAGAGCGAAAGCAGCAGCGGGGACGGCGGAGGAGAAGACGGAGAAGGCACTCTGACAGTGGCGGAGAAGGCGCTATTACCGGGGGCTCTTCTCCAAGAGGTGGGTGGAATTCCATGGAAAGCGATGATTGGGTGCATAAAGAAGAAATCGGTTTGGAGATTCTCCACCATTCCATTACTGGCTGCGAGCTATGAGATTTCTAGGAAGAATTTTAAGAGGAAATTGGCTCGGATTAGGAGCGCCGATGAGGGTATAACCGGCGATGATATTCCCTTTTGTAAACCTTCGTGGAGGAACTATGGCTTCGCCGAGCTCTCCGCTGCAACCAACAATTTCAGCCCAG AAAACTTGCTTGGAAAAGGAGGGCAAGCAGAGGTTTACAAAGGCTGTTTATCCGACGGCCAAATCGTGGCGGTTAAGAGACTTAtgaaaaaggagaaggaaaaCGAAGAAAGAACTGCTGATTTTTTATCAGAACTTGGAATTATTGCCCATATAAACCACCCGAATGCTGCACGGTTGCTCGGGTTCGGAATTGAAAGTGGCCTCTACCTTGTCCTAGAATTCATTCCTTATGGCAGCTTTGCCTCGGCCCTTTTTG GTGCGGAACCTCTGGAatggaatataagatttaaGGTGGCTCTTGGTGTAGCAGAAGGACTAAACTATCTTCATCGTGAATGTCCGAGGCGCATCATTCATAGAGATATCAAAGCTTCTAACATTTTGCTCGCTGAAAACTACGAGCCACTA ATCTCTGATTTTGGATTAGCAAAGTGGCTGCCTGAAAATTGGGCTCACCATGTCGTCTTCCCCATCGAGGGTACATTTGG ATACTTGGCTCCAGAGTACTTTATGCATGGAATTGTGGATGAGAGGACCGACGTTTTCGCTTTTGGTGTTTTGCTGCTTGAGCTCATAACTGGCCGCCGTGCAGTTGATTCGAGTCGACAAAGCCTTGTGATTTGG GCAAAGCCATTACTTGATAACAACAGCTTCAAGGAATTAACAGATCCAAAGTTAGGAGACAACTACGATCAAACTGAGATGGGACGAACCATGTTAGCAGCTTCGATGTGCATTAACCATTCGTCATCGATGCGTCCACATATGAACCGG GTAGTACAGCTGCTGAAGGGAGAAGATGGACCATTAGATcaattaaaacataagtcGATGGACGGGGATCGATCGCTCCTTTTGGAAGCCTGCGACCTCGAAGATTACACGAATAATTCGAGCTACCTGAACGACCTTAATCGTCACAGGGAGCTCGTTTTGGAGTAA